Genomic window (Streptomyces sp. SLBN-31):
ACCGCGTGCTGTTCCTGACCGGAACCCCGATGGAGAACCGCGTCGAGGAGTTCCGCACGCTCGTCCGCCTCCTGCGCCCGGAACTGCTCCCCGGGATCCGCGACAGCGACGCGGTCGCCGGCCCGCACGCCTTCCGCAGAGCCGTCGCCCCCGCCTACCTGCGCCGCAACCAGCAGGACGTGCTCACCGAACTCCCCGCCGTGCTCCAGGTGGACGAGTGGGAGGAGTTCGGCGCGGCCGACGAGGACGCCTACCGCACGGCGGTCGCCGCGGGGAACTTCATGGCGATGCGCCGGGCCGCCTACGCCGACCCGGAGAAGTCCGCGAAGCTGCAGCGGCTGCGTGAACTGGTCGCGGACGCGGCGGCGAACGACCTGAAGGTGGTGGTGTTCTCGTACTTCCGCGACGTGCTCGCCGCGGTCGGGTCGGCCCTGGACGGCACGACCGTGGGTCCGATCGCGGGCAACGTTCCCGCCGCCCGCCGTCAGCGCATGGTCGACGACTTCACGGCGGCCGACGGCCACGCGGTCCTGCTCGCGCAGATCGAGGCGGGCGGTACCGGCCTCAACCTCCAGGCGGCGTCCGTGGTGATCCTGTGCGAACCGCAGGTCAAACCCACCCTGGAACACCAGGCCGTGGCCCGCGCGCACCGCATGGGCCAGGTCCGCCCGGTCCAGGTGCACCGCCTGCTGTCGCCCGACAGCGTCGACGAACGCCTCCTGCGCATCCTGAACGACAAGAGCCGCCTCTTCGACGCCTACGCCCGCCGCAGCGACACCGCCGACGCCACCCCGGACGCGATCGACGTCTCGGACGCCGACATCGCCCGCCGGATCGTGGAGGAGGAGCAGCGCAGACTGGCGGCCGAACCGGCCGGGTGACGCCGGGCCTCAGGGACACTCTTCGGCGTACTCCGGGTACGGCTGAGGGTCCGTCACCCACCCGGCCGCCAGCACGAGCCGGGAGTGGCGGTGCAGGGCGAGGAAGCCGAAGGGGCGGTCGTAGACGGCCTCGACGACGGTGGTCGCCCAGCGGAGCCGGGGCATCGCGCCCCCCGGCATGCCGAATGCCGTCACCGCCGCCGCCTCGAAGCCATGGGCGAAGAACCGGGCCATCGCCGACTGCCGGGCCGACCCGACGAACAGCGGGTCGCCGCTGATGCCGGGGAAGGGGCCGGGGGTGTGGTCCAGCATCGCCGCGCCCAGCCCGAACAACTCGGGCCGCGCCAGCAGATCGTGCTCGGCCGTCACCCCGAACGCCACCGTCTGCACGTCCAGCGACGGCGGCAGGGGCCTGGTGGACAGCTCCTTCACCACGCGCAGCCCCGGCCCGGCCTCCCCGTACGGCAGCGCCGGCCCCGGCAGGACCGGACACCTGCGCGCCAGGACCTCGACCCCCGCCGCCAGGACCTGCCCGGCCGTCATCCGCTCCTCCCCGAGCAGCAGATGGACGTCGACGGCGTTGTCGCCCAGCACCTTCAGCTCGGTGACGTGCCCCCACCGGGTGTCGGCCACGCCGATCCGGTCCAGGACCTCGGTGCGCCGGTGAAGCCCCAGCAGGGTCCGGC
Coding sequences:
- a CDS encoding serpin family protein, giving the protein MRITNQTIRAVNDLTARWAAVAPGGTVFSAAGVWPLLGLLADGAGGAARTELVEALGVPDGQAGAAARELLGAMGAMRGLDRALGLWTRRTLELREAWAAGLPAGAHGVLTADPVADKAALDAWAAERTGGLIERMPVALYEDTDLVLASALALRTRWLRPFTERATEPEAGPWFGRTLLGLHRRTEVLDRIGVADTRWGHVTELKVLGDNAVDVHLLLGEERMTAGQVLAAGVEVLARRCPVLPGPALPYGEAGPGLRVVKELSTRPLPPSLDVQTVAFGVTAEHDLLARPELFGLGAAMLDHTPGPFPGISGDPLFVGSARQSAMARFFAHGFEAAAVTAFGMPGGAMPRLRWATTVVEAVYDRPFGFLALHRHSRLVLAAGWVTDPQPYPEYAEECP